A single Populus alba chromosome 7, ASM523922v2, whole genome shotgun sequence DNA region contains:
- the LOC118063227 gene encoding cold-regulated 413 plasma membrane protein 2: MHHSPKHKPVPKPRGINNSVLRLRRSRRREEKRKMGRMEFLKMKTDDEVSGNLIESDVNELKVAAKKLIKDVAKLGGLGFGTSFLKWVASFAAIYLLILDRTNWRSNMLTSLLVPYIFFSLPSVLFNFFRGEVGRWIAFVAVVLRLFFPRHFPDGLEMPGSIILLLVVAPNFFAHTLKESVVGVFICLIIACYLLQEHIRASGGFRNSFTQPHGISNTVGIILLIVYPVWALVLHFL, encoded by the exons ATGCATCATTCTCCGAAACATAAGCCAGTTCCCAAGCCACGTGGGATAAACAACAGCGTTCTCCGGCTACGCAG ATCTAGAAGgagagaggagaaaagaaaaatggggAGGATGGAGTTTTTGAAGATGAAGACTGATGATGAAGTCAGCGGTAATTTAATTGAGTCCGATGTCAATGAGCTCAAGGTTGCTGCTAAGAAACTCATCAAGGATGTCGCTAAGCTTGGTGGCTTGGGGTTTGGTACCTCTTTTCTCAAATGGGTTGCCTCCTTTGCTGCTAT TTATTTGTTGATATTGGACCGGACAAACTGGAGATCCAACATGCTGACTTCACTTTTAGTCCCTTACATTTTCTTTAGTCTTCCTTCTGTACTATTTAACTTCTTCAG AGGGGAAGTTGGAAGGTGGATTGCTTTTGTTGCAGTGGTTCTCAGGCTCTTCTTCCCACGACATTTTCCAG ATGGGCTGGAGATGCCAGGATCAATAATTCTTCTTCTGGTTGTGGCTCCAAATTTCTTTGCACACACCTTGAAGGAGAGCGTGGTCGGTGTCTTCATATGCCTTATCATTGCTTGTTACCTCTTGCAAGAGCACATCCGGGCATCTGGTGGATTCAGAAATTCGTTTACACAGCCCCATGGAATATCAAACACTGTTGGGATTATCCTTCTGATAGTTTATCCTGTGTGGGCACTAGTGCTTCACTTCTTGTAG